The proteins below come from a single Malus sylvestris chromosome 3, drMalSylv7.2, whole genome shotgun sequence genomic window:
- the LOC126616478 gene encoding NDR1/HIN1-like protein 13 has protein sequence MADRVHPRDPPLHNETAPFPYTSSPESPRKPSPPESEKPVPPPGTYVIQIPKDQVYRVPPPENATRYKNYTRQNPRRSSCRCCFCWLFGLVAALIFLSAAAAGIFYLVVRPKSPNYSIDSIAFRGFNLTAPSPSPSYAISPEIQVTVRAQNPNKKIGIYYGKKSSVKLFYSDVKLCDGALPAFYQPLKNVTVFQTALKGSGIELTSAAQQGLVDAQKQGKVPLVLDIRMPVRIKVGPIKTWTINVKVGCDLTVDKLTTEAKIVSKDCDYSVDPW, from the coding sequence ATGGCCGACCGAGTCCACCCCCGCGACCCGCCCCTACACAACGAGACGGCGCCGTTTCCTTACACCTCCTCACCGGAATCCCCCCGAAAGCCCTCCCCTCCGGAGTCCGAGAAGCCAGTCCCTCCGCCGGGCACCTACGTCATCCAGATCCCCAAGGACCAAGTCTACCGCGTCCCGCCGCCAGAGAACGCAACCCGCTACAAGAATTACACTCGCCAGAACCCTCGCCGAAGTTCCTGCCGCTGCTGCTTCTGCTGGCTCTTCGGCCTCGTTGCTGCCCTCATCTTCctctccgccgccgccgccggcATCTTCTACCTCGTGGTCCGCCCCAAATCCCCCAACTACTCAATCGATAGCATCGCGTTCAGAGGATTCAACTTGACGGCGCCGTCCCCGTCCCCGTCCTACGCCATCTCGCCGGAGATCCAGGTCACCGTTCGAGcccaaaaccctaacaaaaaGATCGGGATCTACTACGGAAAAAAGAGCTCCGtcaaactcttctactccgACGTCAAATTGTGCGACGGAGCTCTGCCGGCGTTTTACCAGCCGTTAAAGAATGTAACGGTGTTCCAGACGGCGTTAAAGGGGTCGGGGATCGAGCTGACGAGCGCGGCGCAGCAGGGGTTAGTGGATGCGCAGAAGCAGGGGAAGGTGCCGTTGGTATTGGACATAAGAATGCCCGTTAGAATTAAAGTGGGGCCCATAAAGACGTGGACGATTAATGTCAAGGTTGGGTGTGATCTAACGGTGGATAAGCTGACGACGGAGGCCAAGATTGTGTCAAAGGACTGTGATTACAGTGTGGATCCATGGTGA
- the LOC126615667 gene encoding protein ROLLING AND ERECT LEAF 2 isoform X1, whose amino-acid sequence MGASNSKIEEDKALQLCRERKKFVKLALDGRCSLAAAHFMYIQSLKNTGTALRIFVDLGAPVESSLYTSTSATPELLVQTGKSLSQFSFSSPSVSQRMDAAETFSPSPSPPNSTRFQANHMKFRGGFSKTVEEKPPIPLTATLTSSSTPQNTTPRSAGKPETSPFEASSLPPQTSLFEASSLPPQTPPWDYFDFFNPIDHQFSFQEGKGMNQGFENNDDMRQLREEEGIPDLEDEEEKASFHGREESQDSEDEFDEPATDTLVRSFENLNRVQDHVEASASPTMPSAGSVTSETELLNGKKSNTPDLSPLRSTSSPVAVETDSIKTTVKEDFESKVAPKDFFSSMKDIEILFIRAFEAGKEIPRMLEANKFHFRPIFQEKETGGSISSKFLKGCFSCGEDPSQVQEEPPETAVKYLTWHRTTSSRSSSSRNPLGANLKDDTDDHTGNLFDNFCMNSGSHASTLDRLYAWERKLYDEVKASEMVRRDYDLKCKILRELESKGESSQKIDKTRAVVKDLHSRIRVAIHRIDSISKRIEELRDKELQPQLEELIEGLRRMWEVMLECHKLQFHIISIAYNNSNTKISVQSESRRQITIHLKDELSSLSSSFTKWIGAQKSYVQSIDGWLLKCVSFPQKSSKKKRRQHETPYRNYGPPIYVTCGVWLEKLGSLPAKEVEDSIKTLASETSRFLPRQEKKEGKDAGQSDLTSWKHENGSDSAANMLRDEVSQDGVSGFDHFQTSLAGFIGKLNNFAESSVEAYVDLQKAIQRAKSNYEQLKAQSSSL is encoded by the exons ATGGGAGCCTCAAACTCTAAAATAGAAGAGGATAAGGCCCTGCAGCTATGTCGAGAACGGAAGAAGTTTGTTAAACTGGCACTTGACGGCAGGTGCTCGCTAGCAGCGGCTCATTTTATGTATATTCAATCGCTAAAGAATACTGGAACAGCTCTTAGGATATTTGTCGATCTTGGGGCTCCTGTTGAGTCTTCCTTGTACACTTCCACTAGTGCAACCCCAGAGCTTCTTGTTCAAACTGGCAAGAGTCTTTCTCAATTCTCTTTTTCCTCTCCATCTGTATCACAACGCATGGATGCAGCTGAAACGTTCTCACCATCTCCATCTCCTCCAAATTCTACTCGATTTCAGGCAAATCATATGAAATTCAGGGGCGGCTTTTCTAAAACAGTTGAAGAAAAGCCTCCTATTCCTCTTACTGCAACACTAACCTCCTCGAGCACCCCACAAAATACCACACCTCGATCTGCTGGAAAACCTGAAACATCACCATTTGAAGCTTCGTCACTCCCACCACAAACATCACTATTTGAAGCTTCGTCACTCCCACCACAAACTCCACCATGGGAttactttgatttttttaatccaattgaCCATCAATTTTCTTTCCAAGAAGGGAAGGGAATGAACCAGGGGTTTGAAAATAACGATGATATGAGACAGCTTAGGGAAGAGGAGGGAATTCCTGATCtggaagatgaagaagagaaGGCTTCTTTTCATGGAAGGGAAGAATCTCAGGATTCTGAAGATGAATTCGATGAGCCTGCTACAGATACCCTGGTTCGAAGTTTTGAAAATCTTAATAGAGTACAGGATCATGTTGAAGCTAGTGCTTCACCTACAATGCCTTCTGCAGGAAGTGTAACTTCTGAAACTGAGTTATTGAATGGGAAGAAAAGTAACACTCCAGATTTGTCACCATTGAGATCCACATCCTCACCAGTTGCAGTTGAAACTgactcaattaaaacaacagTTAAAGAAGATTTTGAAAGTAAGGTTGCCCcaaaagattttttttcaaGCATGAAGGATATTGAAATTCTCTTTATAAGAGCTTTCGAGGCTGGCAAAGAAATTCCTAGAATGCTTGAAGCAAATAAGTTTCATTTTCGTCCAATATTccaggaaaaagaaa CAGGTGGATCAATTTCATCTAAATTCTTAAAGGGTTGTTTCTCTTGCGGTGAAGACCCAAGTCAAGTTCAGGAAG AGCCTCCTGAAACTGCTGTGAAGTACTTAACTTGGCATAGGACGACATCATCTCGATCCTCTTCATCGAGGAATCCTTTGGGAGCAAACTTAAAAGATGATACTGATGATCATACTGGTAACCTCTTTGACAACTTCTGCATGAATTCAGGCAGTCATGCCTCAACCTTGGATAGGTTATATGCGTGGGAGAGGAAGCTTTATGATGAAGTCAAG GCCAGTGAGATGGTTAGAAGGGATTATGACTTGAAGTGTAAGATTCTAAGGGAACTAGAATCAAAAGGAGAAAGTTCTCAAAAAATTGATAAAACTCGTGCTGTTGTCAAGGATCTACATTCTAGAATCAGAGTGGCTATTCACAGAATTGACTCAATATCGAAGAGGATTGAGGAGTTACGAGATAAAGAGCTCCAGCCTCAACTCGAAGAGTTGATTGAAGG GTTAAGGCGGATGTGGGAGGTGATGCTTGAATGTCACAAGCTTCAGTTTCACATAATCTCAATAGCTTACAACAACAGCAACACCAAAATCTCTGTACAGTCAGAATCACGTCGTCAGATTACTATCCATCTTAAAGACGAGCTCAGCTCTCTATCATCAAGTTTTACAAAGTGGATTGGTGCTCAAAAGTCCTATGTGCAGTCTATAGATGGATGGCTTTTAAAATGCGTCTCTTTTCCACAGAAGTcttccaaaaagaaaaggaggcAGCACGAAACTCCCTATAGGAACTATGGCCCTCCAATATATGTCACCTGTGGTGTCTGGTTGGAAAAGCTTGGCAGCTTACCTGCCAAAGAAGTGGAAGATTCTATAAAGACTTTAGCATCTGAAACTTCCCGTTTTCTACCACggcaagaaaagaaagaggggAAGGATGCAGGCCAATCTGATTTAACATCCTGGAAGCATGAGAACGGTAGTGATTCTGCTGCCAATATGTTAAGAGATGAAGTTTCGCAAGATGGGGTTTCTGGTTTCGACCATTTCCAAACAAGCTTGGCGGGATTTATTGGTAAGTTGAACAACTTTGCAGAGTCGTCTGTGGAGGCGTATGTAGACCTTCAGAAGGCGATCCAGCGTGCGAAGAGCAATTACGAACAGCTTAAAGCTCAATCTTCGTCACTTTGA
- the LOC126615667 gene encoding protein ROLLING AND ERECT LEAF 2 isoform X2, which translates to MGASNSKIEEDKALQLCRERKKFVKLALDGRCSLAAAHFMYIQSLKNTGTALRIFVDLGAPVESSLYTSTSATPELLVQTGKSLSQFSFSSPSVSQRMDAAETFSPSPSPPNSTRFQANHMKFRGGFSKTVEEKPPIPLTATLTSSSTPQNTTPRSAGKPETSPFEASSLPPQTSLFEASSLPPQTPPWDYFDFFNPIDHQFSFQEGKGMNQGFENNDDMRQLREEEGIPDLEDEEEKASFHGREESQDSEDEFDEPATDTLVRSFENLNRVQDHVEASASPTMPSAGSVTSETELLNGKKSNTPDLSPLRSTSSPVAVETDSIKTTVKEDFESKVAPKDFFSSMKDIEILFIRAFEAGKEIPRMLEANKFHFRPIFQEKESGSISSKFLKGCFSCGEDPSQVQEEPPETAVKYLTWHRTTSSRSSSSRNPLGANLKDDTDDHTGNLFDNFCMNSGSHASTLDRLYAWERKLYDEVKASEMVRRDYDLKCKILRELESKGESSQKIDKTRAVVKDLHSRIRVAIHRIDSISKRIEELRDKELQPQLEELIEGLRRMWEVMLECHKLQFHIISIAYNNSNTKISVQSESRRQITIHLKDELSSLSSSFTKWIGAQKSYVQSIDGWLLKCVSFPQKSSKKKRRQHETPYRNYGPPIYVTCGVWLEKLGSLPAKEVEDSIKTLASETSRFLPRQEKKEGKDAGQSDLTSWKHENGSDSAANMLRDEVSQDGVSGFDHFQTSLAGFIGKLNNFAESSVEAYVDLQKAIQRAKSNYEQLKAQSSSL; encoded by the exons ATGGGAGCCTCAAACTCTAAAATAGAAGAGGATAAGGCCCTGCAGCTATGTCGAGAACGGAAGAAGTTTGTTAAACTGGCACTTGACGGCAGGTGCTCGCTAGCAGCGGCTCATTTTATGTATATTCAATCGCTAAAGAATACTGGAACAGCTCTTAGGATATTTGTCGATCTTGGGGCTCCTGTTGAGTCTTCCTTGTACACTTCCACTAGTGCAACCCCAGAGCTTCTTGTTCAAACTGGCAAGAGTCTTTCTCAATTCTCTTTTTCCTCTCCATCTGTATCACAACGCATGGATGCAGCTGAAACGTTCTCACCATCTCCATCTCCTCCAAATTCTACTCGATTTCAGGCAAATCATATGAAATTCAGGGGCGGCTTTTCTAAAACAGTTGAAGAAAAGCCTCCTATTCCTCTTACTGCAACACTAACCTCCTCGAGCACCCCACAAAATACCACACCTCGATCTGCTGGAAAACCTGAAACATCACCATTTGAAGCTTCGTCACTCCCACCACAAACATCACTATTTGAAGCTTCGTCACTCCCACCACAAACTCCACCATGGGAttactttgatttttttaatccaattgaCCATCAATTTTCTTTCCAAGAAGGGAAGGGAATGAACCAGGGGTTTGAAAATAACGATGATATGAGACAGCTTAGGGAAGAGGAGGGAATTCCTGATCtggaagatgaagaagagaaGGCTTCTTTTCATGGAAGGGAAGAATCTCAGGATTCTGAAGATGAATTCGATGAGCCTGCTACAGATACCCTGGTTCGAAGTTTTGAAAATCTTAATAGAGTACAGGATCATGTTGAAGCTAGTGCTTCACCTACAATGCCTTCTGCAGGAAGTGTAACTTCTGAAACTGAGTTATTGAATGGGAAGAAAAGTAACACTCCAGATTTGTCACCATTGAGATCCACATCCTCACCAGTTGCAGTTGAAACTgactcaattaaaacaacagTTAAAGAAGATTTTGAAAGTAAGGTTGCCCcaaaagattttttttcaaGCATGAAGGATATTGAAATTCTCTTTATAAGAGCTTTCGAGGCTGGCAAAGAAATTCCTAGAATGCTTGAAGCAAATAAGTTTCATTTTCGTCCAATATTccaggaaaaagaaa GTGGATCAATTTCATCTAAATTCTTAAAGGGTTGTTTCTCTTGCGGTGAAGACCCAAGTCAAGTTCAGGAAG AGCCTCCTGAAACTGCTGTGAAGTACTTAACTTGGCATAGGACGACATCATCTCGATCCTCTTCATCGAGGAATCCTTTGGGAGCAAACTTAAAAGATGATACTGATGATCATACTGGTAACCTCTTTGACAACTTCTGCATGAATTCAGGCAGTCATGCCTCAACCTTGGATAGGTTATATGCGTGGGAGAGGAAGCTTTATGATGAAGTCAAG GCCAGTGAGATGGTTAGAAGGGATTATGACTTGAAGTGTAAGATTCTAAGGGAACTAGAATCAAAAGGAGAAAGTTCTCAAAAAATTGATAAAACTCGTGCTGTTGTCAAGGATCTACATTCTAGAATCAGAGTGGCTATTCACAGAATTGACTCAATATCGAAGAGGATTGAGGAGTTACGAGATAAAGAGCTCCAGCCTCAACTCGAAGAGTTGATTGAAGG GTTAAGGCGGATGTGGGAGGTGATGCTTGAATGTCACAAGCTTCAGTTTCACATAATCTCAATAGCTTACAACAACAGCAACACCAAAATCTCTGTACAGTCAGAATCACGTCGTCAGATTACTATCCATCTTAAAGACGAGCTCAGCTCTCTATCATCAAGTTTTACAAAGTGGATTGGTGCTCAAAAGTCCTATGTGCAGTCTATAGATGGATGGCTTTTAAAATGCGTCTCTTTTCCACAGAAGTcttccaaaaagaaaaggaggcAGCACGAAACTCCCTATAGGAACTATGGCCCTCCAATATATGTCACCTGTGGTGTCTGGTTGGAAAAGCTTGGCAGCTTACCTGCCAAAGAAGTGGAAGATTCTATAAAGACTTTAGCATCTGAAACTTCCCGTTTTCTACCACggcaagaaaagaaagaggggAAGGATGCAGGCCAATCTGATTTAACATCCTGGAAGCATGAGAACGGTAGTGATTCTGCTGCCAATATGTTAAGAGATGAAGTTTCGCAAGATGGGGTTTCTGGTTTCGACCATTTCCAAACAAGCTTGGCGGGATTTATTGGTAAGTTGAACAACTTTGCAGAGTCGTCTGTGGAGGCGTATGTAGACCTTCAGAAGGCGATCCAGCGTGCGAAGAGCAATTACGAACAGCTTAAAGCTCAATCTTCGTCACTTTGA